The following are from one region of the Acanthopagrus latus isolate v.2019 chromosome 2, fAcaLat1.1, whole genome shotgun sequence genome:
- the sst1.2 gene encoding somatostatin 1.2, which yields MGGGASGFKRAAPRSTRTRDKPEPDPGPAEDTRPADSMQCVRCPAILALVALVLCGPGVSSQLDRDQDQNQDLNLELHQHRLLQRARSAGLLSQEWSKRAVEDLLAQMSLPEADAQREAEVVSTATGGRMNLERSVDAPNNLPPRERKAGCKNFYWKGFTSC from the exons ATGGGGGGCGGAGCATCGGGCTTCAAAAGAGCAGCACCCAGGAGCACCAGGACCAGAGACAAACCAGAACCAGACCCCGGCCCAGCAGAAGACACCAGACCAGCCGACA GTATGCAGTGCGTTCGTTGTCCCGCCATCTTGGCTCTTGTGGCATTGGTTCTGTGCGGTCCAGGCGTTTCCTCTCAGCTCGACAGAgaccaggaccagaaccaggaccTGAACCTGGAGCTGCATCAGCACCGGCTGTTGCAACGAGCTCGCAGCGCCGGGCTCCTGTCACAG GAGTGGAGTAAACGTGCAGTCGAGGACCTGCTGGCTCAGATGTCTCTACCAGAGGCCGACGCCCAGCGGGAGGCTGAGGTCGTCTCCACGGCAACAGGAGGAAGGATGAACCTGGAGCGGTCCGTCGACGCCCCCAACAACCTGCCCCCCCGCGAACGCAAAGCCGGCTGCAAGAACTTCTACTGGAAGGGCTTCACTTCCTGCTAA
- the col4a3 gene encoding collagen alpha-5(IV) chain has product MEAPGGPRRRIGPLLVLMLCCSAAPGHAERVCHCTGKSFCHCDGVKGQKGEPGLPGFDGLPGMIGYPGNEGQQGQPGEKGDVGGVGGQGVKGSRGLPGKPGSPGLPGLPGLPGHEGPIGRQGIPGCNGTKGNAGFPGYPGVSGLVGLQGEPGRRGPKGDSRFFPVTQDIKGVTGPKGPDGEKGLGGDPGEPGLPGPPGSAGLPGRPGLPGLPGEKGQEGPSPVIPGPQGQRGDRGPPGIPGQKGIKLYAEGPKELKGEPGEIGDKGCLGLTGPPGKPGIKGERGERGDLGPLGKPGKDGEPGELGEQGDPGDRGFLGPPGIEGTQGEKGDRGFPGLPGEMVWNHRFVKGQLGIPGAQGPPGVPGEQGLIGFPGLQGEPGVAPPGPPGPRGPPGSTGLRGDPGDPGPVITGPPGQTGVPGGRGIDGEPGEPGIPDFLEVNVGRPGARGPKGLMGLPGTRGEEGQTGDKGEVCSVCPVSLRPAGPAGKPGEPGEVGPPGSAGILGPKGYKGVKGVVGPPGPQGPFGIPGLTGTPGPIGDPGIMRRVGQKGEDGDKGGVGPPGFEGPDGLPGVTGPKGVLGQKGNPGPFGQKGDRGPIGETGPRGLLGQMGPPGPPGIGAPGPPGPQGNVGFLGQQGDPGKPGEKGAPGEIRTSPGDPGQKGEKGLSGNPGPEGLTGPPGEPGSVGLKGEKGDQGFSVQGPPGFPGVKGLKGVPGAPGLPSFGIKGRAGPSGPPGMPGSKGDRGIGFPGQQGQSGPQGEDGSVGPQGDPGPQGLDGAPGPRGLDGRPGPKGHSGLDGVPGPVGAVGPCLSGAPGAEGEQGQMGVIGFTGARGQKGTRGDPGLPGVGALGTQGPYGAPGFDGPQGPVGEVGLKGVTGSTGEPGSPGIRGNEGPPGVPGSPGDDGKPGETGIPGQKGHMGIDGVRGSQGPQGQQGDRGETGPKGIQTAVEMYGDPGDSGVAGSRGLTGAEGEKGLPGPQGPDGSNGRPGNRGPPGLPGHPGRDGERGPPGPSGLIGDQGEMGRPGCKGHKGYPGPCGPPGSKGIPGPAGPKGPKGEPSPPGPGSKGPPGEKGNTGCPGSPGTKGTPGDVGNFGPPGEYGPCGLKGHPGPPGCRGPPGPPGEKGCDGPPGKNGPPGPTGLTGNKGAPGDPGPAGPRGNQGQDGIPGPPGEKGAMGAPGIGPRGPEGKKGSPGCVGEKGPPGPCGPPGPHGPGGEQGCPGPPGPPGPPGCPGKEGVCIEGVKGEGGFPGVQGPKGPPGCKGPPGPPGPGFKGDKGYKGATGEPGPPGCIGDPGPKGPPGEGRILGRLGNKGSMGETGVTGPIGVKGEDGPPGEKGPQGPPGPPGRRGLSGEDVPIKVDLLPGDKGDPGEPGPPGEKGPPGPRGKPGKQGTKGCKGMDGPKGPKGEAGLKGEEGDVGLKGAKGLKGEKGPLGPPGHKGPSGPCATAPKQNGFLFTRHSQTTATPECPPGSSELYSGYSLLFINGNNRAHGQDLGTLGSCLQRFTTMPFLFCSTDETCRYASRNDYSYWLSTDEQLPSSVPLISEDMLQKYISRCSVCEARANVIAVHSQTSQIPPCPPHWQSLWDGFSFVMETGVGAEGSGQPLASPGSCLEDFRKIPFIECHGRGTCNYYTDSYSYWLAALNPDNMFSKPKPQTNQREFPGSLISRCQVCMRL; this is encoded by the exons ATGGAGGCTCCGGGCGGCCCGAGGCGGAGGATCGGCCCGTTGCTGGTTCTGATGCTGTGCTGCTCCGCTGCTCCGGGACACGCCGAGAGG gtgtgtcaCTGCACCGGGAAGTCTTTCTGTCACTGTGacggggtcaaaggtcagaag GGTGAACCTGGTTTACCTGGATTCGATGGACTTCCTGGGATGATTGGTTACCCTGGAAACGAAGGCCAGCAGGGCCAACCAGGAGAAAAG GGCGACGTGGGAGGAGTAGGAGGTCAAGGAGTGAAAGGATCTCGG GGTCTTCCAGGGAAACCAGGTTCTCCAGGACTTCCAGGACTGCCG gGACTTCCTGGACATGAAGGACCAATTGGGCGACAAGGAATCCCAGGATGCAATGGGACAAAG GGGAACGCTGGTTTCCCAGGGTACCCCGGGGTTTCAGGATTGGTCGGCCTTCAA GGTGAACCAGGACGACGAGGTCCAAAG GGAGACTCGCGCTTCTTCCCCGTCACTCAGGACATTAAAGGAGTAACGGGACCAAAAGGACCGGATGGAGAAAAA GGGCTGGGTGGAGATCCAGGTGAACCCGGCCTGCCAGGACCACCAGGATCTGCTGGACTTCCT GGAAGGCCAGGGTTGCCGGGGTTACCAGGAGAGAAG GGTCAGGAGGGTCCCAGTCCAGTGATCCCGGGCCCACAAGGACAGAGG GGTGACCGCGGTCCGCCAGGGATTCCTGGACAGAAAGGAATCAAACTTTATGCTGAAGGACCAAAAGAACTGAag GGAGAACCAGGTGAAATTGGAGACAAAGGTTGTCTCGGACTTACT GGCCCGCCGGGGAAACCGGGCATTAAAGGAGAGCGGGGCGAGCGAGGTGATCTTGGCCCACta ggtaAACCTGGGAAGGACGGAGAACCTGGAGAGCTGGGAGAACAG GGAGACCCAGGGGATCGCGGGTTCCTCGGTCCTCCGGGTATTGAAGGAACTCAG ggagAGAAAGGTGATCGTGGGTTTCCGGGTCTGCCAGGAGAG aTGGTCTGGAATCACAGGTTCGTGAAGGGCCAGCTCGGTATCCCTGGGGCCCAGGGACCCCCAGGAGTGCCTGGAGAACAAG GACTCATTGGTTTTCCTGGACTGCAGGGAGAACCAG GTGTGGCTCCCCCTGGACCACCGGGCCCTCGGGGGCCACCCGGCTCAACTGGACTCAGAGGAGATCCAGGAGACCCGGGACCTGTTATCACTGGACCCCCGGGACAGACTGGAGTCCCTGGAGGTCGTGGAATTGATGGAGAACCAGGAGAACCAGGAATACCAG ATTTCCTGGAGGTCAACGTTGGTCGTCCAGGAGCTCGAGGTCCAAAAGGACTCATGGGACTTCCTGGAACTAGAGGGGAAGagggacagacag GTGATAAGGGGGAGGTGTGCTCAGTCTGTCCAGTTTCTCTCAGGCCTGCTGGACCTGCAGGTAAACCAGGAGAACCAGGTGAAGTTGGGCCGCCAG GTTCAGCTGGTATTCTAGGACCCAAAGGTTACAAAGGAGTCAAGGGTGTTGTAGGACCACCTGGGCCCCAG GGACCCTTTGGTATCCCTGGCCTCACAGGGACCCCTGGACCTATTGGTGACCCTGGGATCATGCGGCGGGTGGGGCAGAAGGGTGAGGATGGAGACAAGGGAGGAGTGGGACCACCAGGTTTCGAGGGTCCAGATGGACTTCCAGGAGTTACAGGACCGAAAGGTGTTTTGGGACAGAAAGGAAACCCT GGGCCTTTTGGACAGAAAGGTGACAGGGGCCCAATTGGAGAGACTGGTCCAAGAGGACTGTTAGGACAGATGGGACCTCCTGGACCCCCTGGAATCGGGGCTCCAGGACCTCCAGGACCTCAAGGCAATGTAGGATTCCTGGGACAGCAAGGAGATCCTGGAAAACCGG GGGAGAAAGGTGCTCCAGGTGAAATCAGGACCTCTCCAGGAGATCcaggacagaaaggagagaaaggtTTATCAGGAAACCCCGGTCCTGAAG GTCTTACAGGCCCTCCAGGTGAACCAGGATCTGTTGGTCtaaagggggaaaaaggagATCAAGGATTTTCAGTTCAAGGCCCTCCAGGCTTCccaggggtcaaag GACTCAAGGGTGTTCCAGGAGCTCCAGGTTTACCAAGTTTTGGTATCAAAGGACGGGCAGGGCCATCAGGGCCCCCGGGGATGCCAGGCTCCAAG GGGGACAGGGGGATAGGTTTTCCGGGTCAGCAGGGTCAGTCAGGCCCCCAGGGAGAAGATGGTTCTGTGGGGCCCCAAGGAGACCCTGGACCCCAAGGACTTGATGGAGCTCCAGGGCCACGAGGACTTGATGGAAGACCAGGACCCAAAG GTCACAGTGGTCTGGATGGTGTACCCGGTCCTGTTGGTGCTGTTGGACCATGTTTATCGGGAGCTCCTGGAGCTGAAGGAGAGCAGGGACAGATGGGAGTCATCGGATTCACAG GGGCCCGAGGACAAAAGGGTACACGTGGTGACCCTGGGCTGCCTGGCGTGGGAGCCCTGGGGACTCAGGGGCCATATGGAGCACCAGGGTTTGACGGACCTCAAGGGCCAGTGGGGGAAGTTGGACTCAAGGGTGTGACAGGGTCCACTGGGGAGCCAGGAAGCCCAG GCATCAGAGGAAACGAAGGTCCTCCAGGAGTCCCTGGGAGTCCAGGAGATGATGGGAAACCAGGAGAGACTGGAATACCCGGACAGAAAG GTCACATGGGTATAGATGGGGTCAGGGGCTCTCAGGGACCTCAGGGACAACAAGGGGACCGAGGAGAAACAGGACCGAAAGGAATACAGACAGCTGTGGAGATGTATGGAGATCCCGGAGACTCTGGAGTCGCTG GGTCCAGAGGTCTCACTGGTGCTGAAGGAGAGAAGGGCCTTCCAGGGCCACAAGGGCCGGACGGCAGCAACGGAAGACCTGGAAATCGTGGACCACCAG gactTCCTGGACACCCTGgtagagatggagagagaggtcCTCCCGGTCCCAGTGGACTCATTGGTGACCAGGGAGAGATGGGAAGACCAG GTTGTAAAGGACATAAAGGTTACCCAGGACCCTGTGGGCCACCTGGTTCCAAGGGAATACCAGGACCGGCAGGGCCTAAAGGTCCTAAAGGGGAACCAAGTCCACCAGGACCAGGATCCAAAGGACCTCCAGGAGAGAAG gGGAATACAGGATGTCCTGGATCCCCAGGTACAAAGGGGACACCAGGGGATGTTGGAAACTTTGGTCCCCCGGGAGAGTATGGTCCCTGTGGCCTTAAAGGACATCCTGGACCCCCAGGATGCAGAG GTCCTCCTGGGCCTCCTGGTGAAAAGGGTTGTGATGGTCCTCCAGGGAAAAACGGCCCACCCGGACCCACAGGCCTGACAG GTAACAAAGGGGCACCTGGAGATCCTGGTCCAGCTGGTCCAAGAGGGAACCAGGGACAGGATGGGATACCTGGACCTCCTGGAGAGAAAGGAGCAATGGGAG CTCCTGGAATTGGACCTCGGGGCCCAGAAGGGAAGAAGGGTTCACCTG GATGTGTTGGGGAGAAGGGTCCTCCTGGTCCCTGTGGGCCTCCTGGTCCCCATGGTCCAGGAGGAGAACAAGGGTGTCCTGGCCCTCCTGggcctcctggtcctcctggttGTCCTGGTAAAGAGGGAGTCTGTATTGAAGGGGTCAAAGGTGAAGGTGGATTCCCTGGAGTACAAGGACCCAAAG GTCCGCCAGGCTGTAAGGGCCCCCCTGGCCCTCCAGGTCCTGGTTTTAAAGGAGACAAGGGATACAAAGGAGCAACAGGTGAACCAGGACCACCTGGTTGCATCGGTGATCCTGGCCCGAAAGGGCCACCG GGTGAAGGCAGAATCCTAGGCCGACTTGGAAACAAAGGCTCTATGGGAGAAACTGGTGTCACAGGGCCCATAG GTGTTAAGGGGGAGGATGGACCACCAGGTGAGAAAGGCCCACAAGGACCTCCAGGACCACCTGGGAGGAGAG GTCTGAGTGGGGAGGACGTACCCATAAAGGTGGATCTGTTACCAGGTGACAAAGGTGATCCGGGAGAGCCCGGACCCCCAGGAGAAAAAGGACCCCCAGGGCCCAGAGGGAAACCTGGAAAACAAG GTACAAAGGGCTGTAAAGGAATGGATGGTCCAAAAGGACCAAAGGGTGAAGCGGGGCTgaaaggagaagagggagatgtTGGATTGAAAGGAGCAAAAG GTCTCAAAGGTGAAAAAGGTCCACTCGGTCCTCCAGGTCATAAGGGTCCAAGCGGACCCTGCGCGACCGCACCGAAGCAGAATGGCTTCCTGTTCACCCGACACAGTCAGACAACCGCTACCCCGGAGTGCCCTCCAGGATCCAGTGAGCTGTACAGCGGATACTCTCTGCTGTTCATCAACGGGAACAACCGAGCACACGGACAAGACCTGG gtaCGTTAGGTAGTTGTCTGCAGCGTTTTACCACCATGCCCTTCCTGTTCTGCAGCACCGATGAAACCTGCCGCTACGCCTCCCGCAACGATTACTCCTATTGGCTGTCAACTGATGAGCAACTGCCCAGCAGCGTACCACTTATCTCTGAGGACATGCTGCAGAAATACATCAGCcg GTGTTCTGTGTGTGAGGCGAGAGCCAACGTGATCGCCGTCCACAGCCAGACAAGTCAAATTCCACCATGTCCTCCACACTGGCAGTCGCTCTGGGATGGATTCTCCTTCGTCATG GAAACAGGTGTGGGGGCGGAGGGTTCCGGTCAGCCTCTGGCCTCTCCTGGTTCCTGTCTGGAAGACTTCCGGAAGATTCCCTTCATCGAGTGTCACGGCAGAGGAACCTGCAACTACTACACCGACTCCTACAGCTACTGGCTTGCTGCACTCAACCCCGACAACATGTTCAG TAAACCAAAGCCTCAGACTAATCAGAGAGAGTTTCCAGGAAGTCTCATCAGTCGCTGTCAGGTGTGTATGAGGCTGTAG